A DNA window from Gillisia sp. Hel1_33_143 contains the following coding sequences:
- the rpsG gene encoding 30S ribosomal protein S7, whose translation MRKRQAKKRPLLPDPKFNDQLVTRFVNMMMWDGKKSVSFKVFYDAIAIVDEKKQDEEKTALEIWKDALSNVMPHVEVRSRRVGGATFQIPMQIRPDRKVSTAMKWLISYSRKRNEKSMAQRLAGEIIAASKEEGAAVKKRVDTHKMAEANKAFSHFRF comes from the coding sequence ATGAGAAAAAGACAGGCAAAAAAACGGCCTCTTTTACCAGATCCAAAATTTAATGATCAGTTAGTAACTCGTTTTGTTAACATGATGATGTGGGATGGTAAAAAATCGGTTTCCTTTAAAGTTTTCTACGATGCAATTGCAATAGTAGATGAGAAAAAACAAGATGAAGAGAAAACCGCTCTAGAAATTTGGAAAGATGCACTTTCTAATGTAATGCCACATGTTGAGGTGAGAAGCCGTCGTGTAGGTGGTGCAACATTTCAAATTCCAATGCAAATTAGACCAGATCGTAAAGTTTCAACTGCAATGAAGTGGTTGATCTCTTATTCGAGAAAACGTAACGAAAAATCTATGGCTCAGAGATTGGCTGGAGAGATTATTGCGGCGTCTAAAGAAGAAGGTGCTGCCGTTAAAAAACGTGTAGACACTCATAAAATGGCTGAAGCTAACAAAGCATTCTCTCACTTTAGATTCTAA
- the fusA gene encoding elongation factor G produces the protein MAQRDLKFTRNIGIAAHIDAGKTTTTERVLFYTGVSHKIGEVHDGAATMDWMEQEQERGITITSAATHCKWMYRDQEYTVNIIDTPGHVDFTVEVERSLRVLDGMVALFSAVDGVEPQSETVWRQADKYRVPRLGFVNKMDRQGSDFFNVCNQVREMLGGNPVPLQIPIGEENDFKGVVDLISKTALVWNEEDFGMTYETIDIPAELMDDVNKYRTLLVEAVAEYDEALMEKFFEDESSITEDEIIAALRAATIDMSIIPMMCGSAFKNKGVQMMLDAVMRYLPSPVDIDAIIGVNPDTEEEESRKPHVDSPFSALAFKIATDPFVGRLAFFRVYSGALDAGSYVLNNRSGKKERISRIYQMHANKQEPIDRIEAGDIGAAVGFKDIKTGDSLTDEKHPITLESMSFPNPVIGIAVEPKTKADVDKMGMALAKLAEEDPTFQVKTDEASGQTIISGMGELHLEILVDRLKREFKVEVNEGQPQVEYKETITRSADHRETYKKQSGGRGKFGDIVFEMSPADEDFKGPGLQFVDEVKGGRIPKEFIPSVEKGFKEAMKSGPLAGFKMDSLKVILKDGSFHPVDSDQLSFELAAKMGYKVAAKKAGAVILEPIMKVEVVTPEENMGDIVGDLNRRRGQVNDMSDRSGAKVIKAEVPLSEMFGYVTTLRTLSSGRATSTMEFSHYAETPSNVSESVIKAAKGTSNE, from the coding sequence ATGGCACAAAGAGATTTAAAATTCACAAGAAATATAGGTATTGCTGCGCATATTGATGCAGGTAAAACCACTACAACAGAACGTGTATTGTTCTACACCGGAGTTAGTCACAAGATTGGAGAAGTTCATGACGGTGCAGCAACTATGGACTGGATGGAGCAAGAGCAGGAAAGAGGTATTACAATTACTTCTGCTGCTACTCACTGTAAGTGGATGTATCGCGATCAGGAATATACTGTAAATATTATTGATACTCCAGGTCACGTAGATTTTACCGTAGAGGTAGAGCGTTCTTTACGTGTACTTGATGGTATGGTAGCTTTATTCAGTGCGGTTGATGGTGTTGAGCCACAATCTGAAACTGTATGGAGACAAGCAGATAAATATAGAGTACCACGTTTAGGATTTGTAAACAAAATGGACCGTCAGGGATCTGACTTCTTTAATGTTTGTAATCAAGTAAGAGAAATGCTAGGTGGAAACCCAGTGCCTCTTCAAATTCCTATTGGTGAAGAAAATGATTTTAAAGGTGTTGTAGATTTAATATCTAAAACAGCTCTTGTTTGGAATGAAGAAGATTTTGGAATGACCTATGAAACCATAGATATTCCAGCTGAATTGATGGATGATGTAAACAAGTACAGAACTTTATTGGTGGAAGCAGTAGCAGAATATGATGAAGCTTTAATGGAGAAATTCTTTGAAGACGAAAGTTCTATTACTGAAGATGAGATTATTGCTGCTCTTAGAGCTGCAACTATCGATATGTCTATTATTCCAATGATGTGTGGTTCTGCATTTAAGAACAAAGGTGTTCAAATGATGTTAGATGCGGTTATGCGTTACCTTCCATCTCCTGTAGATATTGATGCTATTATTGGTGTTAATCCAGATACAGAAGAAGAAGAGTCTCGTAAGCCTCATGTAGATTCTCCATTCTCTGCTTTAGCTTTTAAAATTGCTACAGATCCTTTCGTAGGTCGTTTAGCTTTCTTTAGAGTGTATTCTGGTGCTTTAGATGCAGGTTCTTACGTATTGAACAATCGTTCAGGTAAGAAAGAACGTATCTCTCGTATCTATCAGATGCATGCTAATAAGCAAGAGCCCATAGATAGAATTGAAGCTGGAGATATTGGAGCTGCAGTTGGTTTTAAAGATATTAAAACTGGAGATTCTCTTACAGATGAGAAACACCCAATTACTTTAGAATCTATGTCTTTCCCTAACCCGGTAATTGGTATTGCTGTAGAGCCTAAGACCAAAGCCGATGTTGATAAGATGGGTATGGCTTTAGCTAAATTAGCTGAAGAGGATCCAACTTTCCAAGTTAAGACAGATGAAGCTTCTGGACAAACTATTATCTCTGGAATGGGTGAATTACACCTTGAAATTCTTGTAGATCGTTTGAAAAGAGAATTCAAAGTAGAAGTTAATGAGGGTCAACCTCAAGTTGAATACAAGGAAACTATTACTAGAAGTGCAGATCATAGAGAAACTTATAAAAAGCAATCTGGTGGTCGTGGTAAATTTGGTGATATCGTTTTTGAAATGTCTCCTGCAGATGAGGACTTTAAAGGTCCAGGTCTTCAGTTTGTAGACGAAGTAAAAGGTGGACGTATTCCTAAAGAATTTATTCCTTCAGTAGAGAAAGGATTTAAAGAAGCTATGAAATCTGGTCCATTAGCTGGATTTAAGATGGATAGTTTGAAAGTTATCTTAAAAGATGGATCTTTCCACCCTGTGGATTCTGATCAACTTTCTTTCGAATTGGCTGCAAAAATGGGATATAAAGTTGCTGCTAAAAAAGCCGGAGCTGTTATTCTTGAGCCAATCATGAAAGTAGAAGTTGTTACTCCAGAAGAAAACATGGGAGATATCGTAGGTGACCTTAACAGAAGAAGAGGGCAGGTAAACGATATGTCAGACAGATCTGGTGCTAAAGTTATTAAAGCAGAAGTGCCGCTTTCAGAAATGTTTGGATATGTTACTACATTAAGAACATTATCTTCAGGTAGAGCAACCTCTACAATGGAATTTTCTCATTATGCTGAAACTCCTTCCAATGTTTCGGAAAGTGTTATAAAAGCAGCTAAGGGTACATCAAACGAATAA
- the rpsJ gene encoding 30S ribosomal protein S10 — MSQKIRIKLKSYDHNLVDKSAEKIVKTVKTTGAVVTGPIPLPTHKKIFTVLRSPHVNKKAREQFQLSSYKRLLDIYSSSSKTIDALMKLELPSGVEVEIKV, encoded by the coding sequence ATGAGTCAGAAAATCAGAATAAAACTAAAATCCTACGATCATAACTTGGTAGACAAGTCTGCAGAGAAGATCGTAAAGACCGTAAAAACTACGGGTGCTGTAGTAACGGGGCCAATCCCTTTACCTACTCACAAAAAAATATTTACTGTATTGCGTTCTCCTCACGTGAATAAAAAAGCGAGAGAACAATTTCAATTAAGCTCTTATAAAAGATTGTTGGACATCTATAGTTCATCATCTAAAACTATTGATGCTTTAATGAAATTGGAATTACCAAGCGGAGTAGAAGTAGAGATTAAAGTGTGA
- the rplC gene encoding 50S ribosomal protein L3, producing the protein MSGLIGKKIGMTSIFDENGKNIPCTVIQAGPCVITQVRTNEVDGYEALQLGFDDKKTANKAATGHAKKAGSAAMRKVVEFQGFEGEYKLGDSITVDQFVEGEFVDIAGISKGKGFQGVVKRHGFGGVGQATHGQHNRLRAPGSIGAASYPARVFKGMRMAGRMGGEKVKVENLRVLKVVADKNLLVVKGCVPGHKNSYVIIQK; encoded by the coding sequence ATGTCTGGGTTAATAGGAAAAAAAATAGGCATGACCAGCATTTTTGACGAGAACGGGAAAAATATTCCTTGTACCGTTATTCAAGCTGGACCATGTGTTATCACCCAAGTCAGAACCAATGAGGTTGACGGGTACGAAGCACTTCAACTTGGTTTCGATGACAAAAAGACTGCTAATAAGGCTGCCACTGGGCACGCTAAAAAGGCCGGTTCTGCAGCAATGCGTAAAGTCGTTGAATTCCAAGGATTTGAAGGAGAATACAAATTAGGAGACTCTATTACTGTTGATCAATTCGTGGAAGGCGAATTTGTTGACATTGCTGGTATCAGTAAAGGTAAAGGTTTTCAAGGTGTTGTAAAAAGACACGGTTTTGGTGGTGTAGGTCAAGCTACTCACGGACAACATAACCGTTTAAGAGCTCCAGGTTCTATTGGTGCAGCGTCATATCCTGCAAGAGTATTTAAGGGTATGCGTATGGCCGGTCGTATGGGAGGTGAAAAAGTGAAAGTAGAAAACTTAAGAGTTTTAAAAGTAGTTGCAGATAAAAATCTACTTGTTGTAAAAGGATGTGTTCCTGGTCACAAAAACTCATATGTAATCATTCAGAAGTAA
- the rplD gene encoding 50S ribosomal protein L4, with translation MEVAVLDIKGKETGRKVSLSDSVFAIEPNNHAVYLDVKQYLANQRQGTHKAKERAEITGSTRKIKKQKGTGTARAGSIKSPVFRGGGRVFGPRPRNYGFKLNKNLKRLARKSALSLKANDKNIIVVEDFQFDTPKTKNFIDVLKGLGVDKKKSLIVLGDANKNVYLSSRNLKGTEVVSSSELSTYKILNATSLVFMEGSLEGIESNLSK, from the coding sequence ATGGAAGTAGCAGTTTTAGATATTAAAGGAAAAGAAACAGGTAGAAAGGTTAGTCTTTCTGACTCTGTTTTTGCAATAGAACCTAATAATCACGCAGTATATCTTGATGTAAAGCAATACTTGGCTAATCAACGCCAAGGAACGCATAAAGCAAAAGAGCGTGCGGAGATTACAGGAAGTACTCGTAAGATTAAGAAACAAAAAGGTACAGGTACTGCTCGTGCAGGAAGTATTAAATCTCCAGTTTTTAGAGGTGGAGGTAGAGTTTTTGGACCACGTCCAAGAAATTACGGGTTTAAATTGAACAAGAACCTTAAAAGATTGGCAAGAAAATCTGCTCTTTCTTTAAAGGCAAATGATAAGAATATTATCGTAGTAGAAGATTTTCAATTTGATACACCAAAAACCAAAAACTTCATCGATGTTTTGAAAGGTTTAGGGGTAGATAAGAAAAAATCTCTTATAGTCTTGGGTGACGCGAATAAAAATGTATATTTGTCGTCACGCAATTTAAAAGGCACCGAAGTTGTAAGTAGCTCAGAATTAAGCACTTACAAAATACTTAACGCAACAAGTCTTGTGTTTATGGAGGGTTCTTTAGAAGGAATTGAGTCGAATTTAAGTAAATAA
- the rplW gene encoding 50S ribosomal protein L23 — protein sequence MSILIKPIITEKATADSELINRYSFVVNNKANKIEIKNAVESAYGVSVTKVRTINVRPDRKSRFTKTGVITGKTSAYKKAYVQVAEGETIDLYSNL from the coding sequence ATGAGTATCTTAATAAAACCTATTATTACAGAAAAAGCAACTGCAGATAGTGAGTTAATTAACCGCTATTCTTTCGTTGTTAATAATAAGGCGAATAAGATTGAAATCAAGAATGCAGTAGAATCTGCTTATGGTGTTTCAGTTACTAAAGTTCGCACAATTAATGTCCGTCCAGATCGTAAATCCCGTTTTACAAAAACAGGAGTGATCACTGGTAAAACAAGTGCTTATAAAAAAGCATATGTACAGGTGGCGGAAGGTGAAACTATTGATTTATACAGTAATCTTTAA